The following are encoded in a window of Gammaproteobacteria bacterium genomic DNA:
- a CDS encoding glycosyltransferase family 4 protein, protein MTASAGKPRRVLIIVENLPVPFDRRVWQEATTLTGAGYQVSVICPTGKGYEARHEVIDDIHIYRHSLPLEGSGVTGYVAEYGAALCWQFFLAWRILINRGFDAIHACNPPDNIFLIGGFFKLLGKRFLFDHHDINPELYEAKFGRRDWFYKLMLALERWTFKAADVSIATNESYRRIAIERGGMAPEDVFIVRSGPNLERLKIGPAVEALKKGRAYLVGYVGVMGKQEGIEFLLQAARYIVFVKDRHDVQFGLVGGGTELEDMKAYAGQLGLADYVTFTGRVPDDEMLAMLNTADVCVNPDVANEMNDKSTMNKIMEYMALGKPIVQFDLTEGRFSARDASLYAARNDALDFADKILALLDDSGLRRAMGTQGRHRVEQELSWHYEAPRLLEAYDALFREGKTPAAA, encoded by the coding sequence ATGACGGCATCTGCTGGTAAGCCCAGACGGGTGCTCATCATCGTCGAAAACCTGCCGGTGCCGTTCGATCGCAGAGTCTGGCAGGAGGCGACAACGCTGACCGGCGCGGGATACCAGGTGTCCGTAATCTGCCCCACAGGCAAAGGCTACGAGGCGCGACACGAGGTAATCGACGATATTCACATTTATCGTCACTCATTGCCCTTGGAGGGTAGCGGCGTGACGGGTTATGTCGCGGAATACGGCGCGGCGTTGTGCTGGCAGTTTTTTCTGGCCTGGCGCATATTGATTAACCGTGGCTTCGACGCCATTCATGCGTGTAATCCGCCGGACAACATTTTTCTAATCGGCGGCTTCTTCAAGTTACTGGGCAAGCGTTTTTTGTTCGATCATCACGACATCAACCCGGAATTGTACGAGGCGAAATTCGGGCGTCGCGACTGGTTTTACAAGCTGATGCTGGCTCTTGAGCGATGGACGTTCAAGGCCGCCGACGTGTCGATCGCCACGAATGAGTCTTACCGCCGTATCGCCATCGAGCGCGGCGGCATGGCGCCTGAAGACGTGTTTATCGTCCGCAGCGGGCCCAATCTCGAGCGGCTGAAGATAGGTCCGGCGGTGGAAGCGCTGAAAAAAGGACGGGCGTATCTGGTGGGCTATGTCGGCGTGATGGGTAAACAGGAAGGCATTGAATTTCTGCTGCAGGCCGCGCGCTACATTGTATTTGTGAAAGACCGTCACGATGTGCAATTCGGACTCGTGGGCGGCGGTACCGAGCTTGAGGACATGAAGGCCTATGCGGGCCAGTTGGGTCTGGCTGATTACGTGACGTTTACGGGCCGCGTGCCGGACGATGAAATGCTGGCGATGCTGAATACCGCCGATGTCTGCGTGAATCCGGACGTGGCCAACGAGATGAACGACAAATCGACGATGAACAAGATTATGGAGTACATGGCGCTGGGCAAGCCGATCGTGCAGTTCGATCTCACTGAAGGCCGCTTCTCAGCCCGCGACGCCTCCCTGTACGCGGCCAGAAACGATGCCCTGGATTTCGCGGATAAAATTCTAGCATTGCTGGACGACTCGGGACTCAGGCGTGCAATGGGTACGCAAGGACGCCATCGCGTGGAACAGGAACTCTCCTGGCACTACGAGGCGCCGAGGCTTCTGGAGGCCTATGACGCGCTGTTCCGGGAAGGGAAAACACCCGCTGCCGCGTGA
- a CDS encoding UDP-glucose/GDP-mannose dehydrogenase family protein yields MKISIFGLGYVGAVSAGCLAQEGHTVIGVDPYQPKVDLINRGQTPVIEKDIGEIILAAVREKRLWATSDVEAAVNASEVSLICVGTPSQLNGSLDLKYVRQVCEQIGNALKYKDAFHVVVARSTMLPGSMASVVVPTLDAASGKQAGKDFGVCNNPEFLREGTAVHDFYHPPKTVIGEIGAKSGDQLASIYAKLDAPLIRTDVETAEMVKYSDNVWHALKVGFANEIGNICKAANIDGHKVMDIFCRDTKLNLSPYYLKPGFAFGGSCLPKDVRALSYKARSLDIEVPIINAILPSNQWQIDKGLKMILDKGNKQVGILGFSFKAGTDDLRESPLVELIERLIGKGYDVRVYDRNVHMARLVGANRDYILNHIPHISNLMVSSIDEVLAHARTIVIGNGDQDFESVPASLKPGQVLVDLIRISSARSEAGKYDGICW; encoded by the coding sequence ATGAAGATCAGTATTTTCGGCCTCGGTTATGTCGGCGCGGTGTCGGCCGGCTGTCTGGCGCAAGAGGGGCACACCGTCATTGGCGTTGATCCATACCAGCCCAAGGTCGATCTGATTAATCGCGGACAGACGCCGGTAATCGAGAAAGACATCGGCGAAATTATTTTGGCGGCGGTCAGGGAGAAGAGATTATGGGCAACGTCCGACGTCGAGGCAGCCGTTAATGCCTCCGAAGTATCGCTGATCTGCGTAGGTACGCCGAGTCAGCTTAACGGCAGTCTGGATCTCAAGTACGTCCGGCAGGTGTGCGAACAGATCGGCAACGCCCTTAAATATAAAGATGCGTTTCATGTGGTCGTCGCGCGCAGCACCATGTTGCCGGGGAGTATGGCCAGCGTGGTTGTCCCGACTCTGGATGCAGCTTCGGGAAAACAGGCGGGCAAGGATTTCGGGGTTTGCAATAACCCCGAGTTCCTGCGCGAAGGTACGGCCGTACATGATTTTTATCATCCGCCCAAAACCGTAATAGGCGAAATCGGCGCGAAAAGCGGCGACCAACTGGCGAGCATCTACGCGAAACTGGATGCGCCTTTGATTCGCACGGACGTCGAAACCGCGGAAATGGTCAAGTACAGCGACAATGTGTGGCATGCGCTGAAAGTCGGATTCGCCAATGAGATCGGAAATATCTGCAAGGCGGCGAATATCGACGGCCACAAGGTTATGGACATATTCTGCCGCGACACCAAGCTGAATTTATCGCCTTATTACCTGAAACCAGGTTTTGCCTTCGGCGGATCCTGCCTGCCGAAAGATGTCCGCGCGCTGAGTTACAAGGCGCGCAGCCTGGACATCGAAGTGCCGATTATCAACGCCATTCTTCCCAGTAATCAGTGGCAGATCGACAAGGGCCTGAAGATGATCCTCGATAAGGGGAACAAGCAGGTTGGAATCCTGGGATTCAGCTTCAAGGCGGGCACGGACGACTTGCGCGAAAGCCCGCTGGTCGAGCTAATCGAAAGGCTGATCGGCAAGGGCTACGACGTGCGCGTATACGACCGCAACGTTCATATGGCGCGTCTGGTAGGCGCTAATCGAGACTACATCCTCAATCACATTCCACACATCTCCAACCTGATGGTGAGCAGCATCGACGAGGTGCTGGCGCACGCGCGGACGATTGTCATCGGCAACGGCGACCAGGACTTCGAGTCGGTCCCGGCGTCACTTAAACCCGGGCAGGTGCTTGTGGACTTGATTCGGATCTCTTCAGCCCGCAGCGAGGCAGGCAAATATGACGGCATCTGCTGGTAA
- a CDS encoding alginate lyase family protein, whose amino-acid sequence MQTVDWYLNRLKQMSLGEISYRVRQTVVGHAQAKRTSVKTEVPLFNVTPARLNWLTAPVQVDTALYSQAADRVAAGRIPVFAVDDAALGPKPRWNKDVRLDVEAPLTFGKTLDYRDPRLIGDIKYLWEPNRHLELVTLAQAYRLTVSEKYLHALREKLESWLDQCPHLLGPNWASSLELGIRLINWAAVWQLVGGVESRLFADAPGGAFRDRWLESIYRHAQFVSGYRSLYSSANNHLIGEMTGVFVAGCVWPLCKDMLNWRGQSYDILVQEALRQTCTDGVNREQAVAYQHFVLDFMLLGASVGEAADIKFPQRYWLRIEKMLEYIASLMDVAGNVPMIGDADDGYVVRLSQERDFCPFRSQLATGAVLFERQDFKAKAGHLDDKTKWLLGERAAAYHGIRAPAEQATVRRAFPEGGYYILGTDFDTEDEIRLVVDAGPLGYQSIAAHGHADALAITLSVSGREFLIDPGTYAYHTNERWRNYFRGTAAHNTVRVDNGDQSVSGGNFMWIRHAQAHCEAWLPGDEMDVFRGSHDGYTRLRDPVVHRREIRLDKVRRRIEINDTLMCKRAHIIERPWHFGEHCTVRETVNGFSATSAGVTIAIKHADAGVTALRFSGDVERPAGWVSRRYDIKTPTTTLVWLKEISGETTLRTVIDCAQQQPAVVSDNPANSKQWERV is encoded by the coding sequence ATGCAAACGGTTGACTGGTACCTGAACCGTCTGAAACAGATGTCGCTTGGCGAGATAAGCTACAGAGTGCGGCAAACGGTGGTGGGTCACGCTCAGGCGAAGCGCACGAGCGTAAAAACCGAAGTTCCTCTATTCAACGTCACGCCCGCCCGCTTGAACTGGCTTACTGCGCCGGTTCAAGTCGACACCGCACTTTATTCGCAGGCTGCCGATCGAGTCGCCGCGGGCCGGATTCCCGTATTCGCCGTGGACGACGCCGCGCTTGGGCCTAAACCGCGCTGGAACAAGGATGTCCGTCTGGATGTTGAGGCGCCGCTAACGTTCGGCAAGACGCTGGATTACAGAGACCCGCGCCTGATTGGCGATATCAAATATCTATGGGAGCCTAATCGGCATCTGGAGCTTGTCACCCTGGCGCAAGCATATCGATTGACCGTCTCTGAAAAATACCTGCACGCGTTGCGTGAGAAGCTTGAATCCTGGCTTGACCAGTGTCCGCACTTGCTCGGACCCAACTGGGCGAGCTCGCTGGAGCTGGGAATCCGCCTCATCAACTGGGCCGCGGTATGGCAACTTGTTGGCGGGGTCGAATCCCGTCTTTTCGCCGACGCCCCTGGCGGCGCATTCAGAGATCGCTGGCTCGAGTCCATCTACCGGCACGCGCAGTTCGTATCGGGCTATCGCTCGCTCTATTCGTCCGCGAATAACCATCTGATCGGAGAGATGACGGGTGTGTTCGTGGCGGGCTGCGTATGGCCGCTATGTAAGGACATGCTGAACTGGCGCGGGCAAAGTTACGACATACTCGTACAGGAGGCGTTGCGTCAGACCTGCACCGACGGCGTCAATCGAGAACAGGCTGTTGCCTACCAGCACTTTGTGTTGGATTTTATGCTGCTCGGGGCGTCGGTAGGGGAAGCGGCCGATATCAAATTCCCTCAGCGTTACTGGCTCAGGATTGAGAAAATGCTGGAGTACATCGCGTCGCTGATGGATGTGGCGGGTAACGTTCCGATGATCGGCGACGCTGATGACGGCTACGTGGTACGTTTGTCACAGGAGCGGGACTTTTGCCCTTTCAGATCACAGTTGGCAACCGGCGCGGTGCTATTTGAGCGCCAGGATTTCAAGGCAAAGGCGGGGCATCTGGACGACAAGACCAAGTGGCTGCTGGGCGAGCGAGCAGCCGCATATCACGGCATACGTGCGCCCGCAGAACAGGCAACTGTCCGCCGCGCGTTCCCTGAAGGCGGCTATTACATACTCGGGACGGATTTCGACACCGAAGACGAAATTCGTCTGGTGGTGGATGCGGGACCATTGGGATATCAGTCCATTGCCGCTCACGGACACGCGGACGCGCTCGCGATCACGCTGTCGGTGAGCGGCCGTGAATTTCTGATCGATCCGGGCACCTATGCGTATCATACCAATGAAAGATGGCGCAATTACTTCAGGGGTACGGCAGCGCATAACACCGTGCGTGTGGACAATGGCGACCAATCCGTTTCCGGCGGGAATTTTATGTGGATACGCCATGCGCAGGCACATTGCGAGGCGTGGCTTCCTGGTGATGAGATGGATGTTTTTCGCGGCTCGCACGACGGTTATACGCGCCTGCGTGACCCGGTTGTGCATCGACGCGAAATCCGCCTGGACAAGGTACGCCGACGAATAGAAATCAACGACACATTGATGTGCAAGCGCGCGCACATCATTGAACGACCGTGGCATTTTGGGGAACATTGCACCGTGCGGGAAACCGTGAACGGATTCTCGGCAACCAGCGCAGGTGTGACCATCGCGATTAAACATGCGGACGCAGGCGTGACGGCGCTGCGCTTCAGCGGTGACGTGGAACGTCCCGCGGGCTGGGTATCCCGGCGCTACGACATTAAAACGCCGACGACTACCCTGGTCTGGCTCAAGGAAATCAGCGGCGAAACGACCTTGCGAACCGTCATCGACTGCGCGCAACAACAGCCGGCTGTCGTAAGCGATAATCCAGCGAATTCAAAACAATGGGAACGAGTATGA